CCGAGATGGTGGTCCTCGCGCTCTCCAGTCTCCTCGTCGATCAGAAACTGTCGAGCGATCCGACCTTCGAGCGGATCAAGGAGACGCCGCTCATTCTGGGGATGGACGAGGCGCATAACTTCCTCGCGGACGCCGACAGCGTCCAGGCCCGCCAGGTGATCGGGAAGTTCACCGAAGCCGCCAAACAGGGTCGCAAGGAACGGCTGGGACTGTTCCTGATCACCCAGGACCCACAGGACATCGCGGACCCGGTATTCAAACAGCTCAACACCCGGATCGCGCTCACCCTGAGCGACGAGGACGCCGTCTCCAGTCTGAATCTGCCGACCGCACTGGAGTCCCGAATCACGGACATGGAGCGGGGCAATATGGCCGTCTACTCGCCGGACAACTCCAAACCCGTCGAAGTGATGGGGCTCTCGACCTGTCTGACCCGCCACGGCCGGGATTGAACCGCCGATTGGCCCGTAGATATATGCCCGCCGCCGCCGAAATTTCTCCCATGCGAGTATTGGTACCGATCGACGGGTCCGCCCAGTCGAATGCGGCCCTCGAGTACGCCATCGACACGTTCGCCCCGGACGACCTCGTCCTGCTTCACGTCATCGACCCGGTCGAGGCCGGGTACAGCGCCGCTGCGACCATGCCCGGCTACTCCGAGGAGTGGTACGAGAATCGCAAGGAGGAGGCGGAGACACTCTTCGAGGAGGCCACGGCCAGTTTTGAAGGAATCGACACGACGACGGTCACGGAGGTCGGCCGGCCCTCCCGGGCGATCGTCTCCTACGTCGAGGAGCACGACGTCGATCACGTAGTCATGGGGAGCCACGGCCGCTCGGGGATGACCCGCATCCTGCTCGGGAGCGTCGCGGAGTCGGTCGTGCGCCGGTCGCCGATCCCGGTGACGATCGTTCGCTGATCAGGCACCCTCGCCGCCGGTCTCCCGCGCCCGGTTGCGGATCGCCTGCACTCGTTCGTCATAATCGTACCCGGGGACGATGCCCTCGACCCAGGTACCTTCGACGTAGTTTGCCGCACCGAGCGCCGCTGCCGGTGCGTCCTGGGGATCGGCCGGGAGTTCGATCGTGACCCGCAGCGTCTCCCCCGTTCGCTCGACCGCTGGCTCGCCGCCCGGGCTGGAGACGACCTTCCCGACATCCGCCACGCGCCGGCGGAACGTTTCCTCCCACCCGTCGGCGACGACCTCGGCGACGGTCTCCCCCTGGACCGTGGAATCCAGTGTGGGCAGTTTCTGGGTGAGGGTCACGGTATCGGACTCGACCGTGACACGGGCCTCGAAGTCGGTCCCGTCGATGGTGAATCTGCCACTGTCTGTCTCCTGAAACTCGGGCCGGGAGCGAAAGGCGTCGGCGAGGGCCGCAGTCATGGCCGTTGCCATGGGCCGGGTGGCAAAAACCTCCCGGGTTGGGGCGCTAGGCCCCGCGGCTGATGTAGGTTTCCGTGTTCACCAC
This region of Halodesulfurarchaeum sp. HSR-GB genomic DNA includes:
- a CDS encoding universal stress protein — translated: MRVLVPIDGSAQSNAALEYAIDTFAPDDLVLLHVIDPVEAGYSAAATMPGYSEEWYENRKEEAETLFEEATASFEGIDTTTVTEVGRPSRAIVSYVEEHDVDHVVMGSHGRSGMTRILLGSVAESVVRRSPIPVTIVR
- a CDS encoding DUF5813 family protein, producing the protein MTAALADAFRSRPEFQETDSGRFTIDGTDFEARVTVESDTVTLTQKLPTLDSTVQGETVAEVVADGWEETFRRRVADVGKVVSSPGGEPAVERTGETLRVTIELPADPQDAPAAALGAANYVEGTWVEGIVPGYDYDERVQAIRNRARETGGEGA